A portion of the Stigmatella aurantiaca DW4/3-1 genome contains these proteins:
- a CDS encoding LysR family transcriptional regulator, giving the protein MDLWPSLQSFVQSVRSGSFSAAARDAGTTPSAFSKKVARLEAHLGVRLLIRGAKGLELTPEGQELFQRVDRAFEDVEDACMQATRATEPRGLVRVSAAMDTGRDWLMPRIPRFARAYPHVELEVSLSDRFVDLLAERFDVALRVGEFDDGRLMRRRLGRMRRCFCASPAYLRARGVPRRYEELAGHVKLAYLRGTQRDPWELPSGGRLHPQGPFASDNNAGLRQLTLAGLGVAWLPELTIAEDVQRGALQVLLEHPPDPGMPISLAFPQGRLLAPRVRAFLDFFAEEARTSLRP; this is encoded by the coding sequence TTGGATCTGTGGCCCTCGCTCCAATCCTTCGTCCAGAGCGTGCGCTCCGGGAGCTTCAGCGCGGCGGCCCGGGACGCGGGCACCACCCCGTCTGCCTTCAGCAAGAAGGTCGCGCGGCTCGAGGCCCACCTGGGCGTCCGCCTCCTCATCCGGGGCGCCAAGGGCCTGGAACTCACCCCCGAGGGGCAAGAGCTCTTCCAGCGGGTGGACCGCGCCTTCGAGGACGTCGAGGACGCGTGCATGCAGGCCACCCGCGCGACCGAACCCCGGGGGCTGGTGCGGGTCAGCGCGGCCATGGACACGGGGCGGGATTGGCTGATGCCACGCATCCCCCGGTTCGCCCGCGCCTATCCGCACGTGGAGCTGGAGGTCAGCCTGAGCGACCGCTTCGTGGACCTGCTGGCCGAGCGCTTCGACGTCGCGCTCCGGGTGGGCGAGTTCGATGACGGGCGGCTCATGCGCCGCCGGCTCGGACGGATGCGCCGCTGCTTCTGCGCCTCGCCCGCGTACCTGCGCGCCCGGGGCGTCCCCCGCCGGTACGAGGAGCTTGCCGGGCATGTGAAGCTCGCCTACCTGCGTGGCACCCAGAGGGATCCCTGGGAGCTGCCCTCCGGAGGACGGCTCCACCCGCAGGGCCCCTTTGCCTCCGACAACAACGCGGGCCTCCGTCAGCTCACCCTGGCCGGGCTGGGCGTGGCGTGGCTGCCAGAACTCACCATCGCGGAAGATGTCCAGCGCGGGGCCTTGCAAGTGCTCCTGGAGCATCCGCCGGACCCGGGGATGCCCATCTCGCTGGCCTTCCCGCAGGGCCGGTTGCTCGCCCCCCGGGTGCGGGCCTTCCTGGACTTCTTCGCCGAGGAGGCGCGCACCTCGCTGCGCCCGTGA
- a CDS encoding ROK family protein, with product MPTLGIDLGGTNARAAVVDERGQILAAAKMALTERSPAAVVESIAQAAAEAVALAGVKVAGCGVGAAGQIPGDSGVLAVAPNLGWRNVPLGGLLRERLGLPVRLVNDLAAAAWGEFNAGAGRGAQDVYVSFVGSGVGSCIIANGQLVRGAGGVAGELGHTKVIPGGRRCGCGELGCLEAYSGGHNLIALTQELLASGRSSVLNELTAGVAERITPLTLERAAEAGDPGAVEIHARAGKMLGTAIANMVTVLNPARLILGGGVLMNCPGLRRYVVEAVQSQTSNTAREGLLIAEAELGDDSGLIGAALLG from the coding sequence ATGCCGACGCTGGGAATCGATCTGGGAGGAACCAACGCCCGCGCCGCCGTGGTGGATGAGCGAGGGCAGATTCTCGCCGCCGCCAAGATGGCGCTCACCGAGCGCAGTCCCGCGGCGGTGGTGGAGTCCATCGCTCAAGCCGCCGCCGAGGCCGTGGCCCTGGCGGGGGTCAAGGTCGCGGGGTGTGGCGTCGGGGCCGCGGGGCAGATTCCCGGCGACTCGGGCGTGCTCGCCGTGGCGCCCAACCTGGGCTGGCGCAACGTGCCGCTGGGGGGCCTGTTGAGGGAGCGGCTCGGGCTGCCGGTGCGGCTGGTGAATGACCTGGCCGCCGCCGCCTGGGGCGAGTTCAACGCCGGCGCCGGGCGGGGCGCCCAGGACGTGTATGTGTCCTTCGTGGGCTCAGGGGTGGGCAGCTGCATCATCGCCAACGGGCAGCTCGTCCGCGGCGCGGGTGGGGTGGCGGGCGAGCTGGGGCACACCAAGGTGATTCCCGGCGGCCGGCGCTGTGGCTGCGGCGAGCTGGGGTGCCTGGAGGCCTACTCGGGCGGGCACAACCTCATCGCCCTGACGCAGGAGCTGCTCGCCTCGGGCCGCTCCTCCGTCCTGAACGAGCTGACCGCGGGCGTGGCCGAGCGCATCACCCCGTTGACGCTGGAGCGGGCGGCGGAGGCGGGCGACCCGGGCGCGGTGGAGATCCACGCGCGGGCCGGGAAGATGCTGGGCACGGCCATTGCCAACATGGTGACGGTGCTCAACCCGGCCCGGCTCATCCTGGGCGGAGGGGTGCTGATGAACTGCCCCGGCCTGCGCCGCTACGTGGTGGAGGCCGTCCAGTCGCAGACCTCGAACACCGCGCGCGAGGGGTTGCTCATCGCCGAGGCCGAGCTGGGAGACGACAGCGGCCTCATCGGCGCGGCGTTGCTGGGTTGA
- a CDS encoding NAD-dependent epimerase/dehydratase family protein codes for MKRAFVTGVTGYIGGSVAEGLRRKGFSVVGVVRHPADAARISALGIETVVGGLEDSALLARLAREADVTVNAADSDHRGAAEALVGALKGTNKTLVHTSGSSIVADEGTGAASERVFEDTTPFTPVPQKVARVAIDRLVRDSAREGVRSIVVCPTMIYGNGLGAKRDSAQVPLLIRESSRRQAGVHIGPGLNVWSNVHIEDLTELYLLVIEKAPPGSFFFAEHGEAALKDIASAISRMMGWGGKTFRWELADAIQAIGEETARYGLASNSRVRATEGKKLGWTPRHTSLLRDIESGSYREAFGPASR; via the coding sequence ATGAAGCGCGCGTTCGTGACAGGGGTAACGGGCTACATCGGAGGCTCCGTGGCGGAGGGGCTGCGCCGCAAGGGGTTCTCGGTGGTGGGGGTGGTGCGCCATCCGGCGGATGCCGCGCGCATCTCCGCCCTGGGCATCGAAACGGTGGTGGGCGGGCTGGAGGACAGCGCCCTGCTGGCGCGGCTGGCCCGCGAGGCGGATGTCACCGTCAACGCCGCCGACTCGGATCACCGGGGCGCGGCCGAGGCGCTCGTGGGGGCGCTGAAGGGGACGAACAAGACGCTCGTGCACACGAGCGGCTCCTCCATCGTGGCGGACGAGGGGACGGGGGCGGCCTCGGAGCGCGTCTTCGAGGACACCACGCCCTTCACCCCGGTGCCCCAGAAGGTGGCCCGTGTCGCCATCGACCGGCTCGTGCGCGACTCGGCGCGCGAGGGCGTCCGCAGCATCGTGGTCTGCCCCACCATGATTTATGGCAATGGACTGGGCGCCAAGCGGGACTCCGCCCAGGTGCCCCTCCTCATCCGCGAGTCCTCGCGCCGCCAGGCCGGGGTGCACATCGGCCCTGGGCTCAACGTCTGGTCGAACGTCCACATCGAGGACCTGACCGAGCTGTACCTGCTCGTCATCGAGAAGGCCCCGCCCGGCAGCTTCTTCTTCGCGGAGCACGGCGAGGCGGCGCTCAAGGACATCGCCTCGGCCATCAGCCGCATGATGGGGTGGGGGGGAAAGACGTTCCGCTGGGAGCTCGCCGATGCCATCCAGGCCATCGGCGAGGAGACGGCCCGCTATGGGCTGGCCTCCAACAGCCGGGTGCGCGCCACCGAGGGCAAGAAGCTGGGCTGGACCCCCCGGCACACCTCGCTGCTGAGGGACATCGAGTCCGGCAGCTACCGCGAGGCGTTCGGGCCGGCCTCGCGCTGA
- a CDS encoding sugar ABC transporter substrate-binding protein: MSRVGATVVLAAMVVLVSACKRENKEAAAGGTPPAEKRSGGKIALLLPESKTSRYESHDRPHFERKVKELCPDCEVIYSNADQDASKQQSQTEAALTNGAQVLVLDPVDSASAAAMVARARQSKVPVISYDRLITNSDVDYYISFDNEKVGKLQGQALLDKLKADGKDKGTIVIINGAPTDNNAKLFKAGAHSILDGSGLVVGAEYDTPDWSPDKAQQQMEQAVTSLGKDKIVGVYAANDGTAGGAIAAMKAAGVNPLPPVTGQDAELAGIQRVLVGEQYMTVYKAIKPEAEAAAELAVALLRGQVPEGKVNAKVNNGQKDVPSILLPPVSVTKENVKSTIVADGFWKAEEICSGSYKDACASAQIQ, from the coding sequence ATGTCCCGCGTGGGCGCCACGGTGGTGTTGGCGGCAATGGTGGTCTTGGTTTCGGCTTGCAAACGCGAGAACAAAGAAGCAGCGGCGGGAGGAACCCCCCCCGCGGAGAAGCGTTCGGGTGGGAAGATCGCCCTGCTGCTGCCCGAGTCGAAGACGTCCCGCTATGAGTCCCACGACCGGCCGCACTTCGAGCGCAAGGTCAAGGAGCTGTGCCCGGACTGCGAGGTCATCTACAGCAACGCGGACCAGGACGCCTCCAAGCAGCAAAGCCAGACCGAGGCGGCGCTGACCAACGGCGCGCAGGTGCTGGTGCTCGACCCGGTGGACTCGGCGTCCGCCGCGGCCATGGTGGCCCGCGCCCGTCAGTCCAAGGTGCCCGTCATCAGCTACGACCGGCTCATCACCAACTCGGACGTCGACTACTACATCTCGTTCGACAACGAGAAGGTCGGCAAGCTCCAGGGCCAGGCGCTGCTCGACAAGCTCAAGGCGGACGGCAAGGACAAGGGCACCATCGTCATCATCAACGGCGCGCCCACGGACAACAACGCGAAGCTCTTCAAGGCCGGCGCGCACAGCATCCTGGATGGCAGCGGGCTGGTGGTGGGCGCCGAGTACGACACCCCGGACTGGAGCCCGGACAAGGCTCAGCAGCAGATGGAGCAGGCCGTCACCTCGCTGGGCAAGGACAAGATCGTCGGCGTGTACGCGGCCAATGACGGCACCGCCGGCGGGGCCATCGCCGCGATGAAGGCGGCCGGCGTCAACCCGCTGCCGCCCGTGACCGGTCAGGACGCGGAGCTGGCCGGCATCCAGCGCGTGCTGGTGGGCGAGCAGTACATGACCGTCTACAAGGCCATCAAGCCCGAGGCCGAGGCCGCCGCCGAGCTGGCCGTGGCGCTGCTGCGCGGCCAGGTGCCCGAGGGCAAGGTCAACGCCAAGGTGAACAACGGCCAGAAGGACGTCCCGTCCATCCTGCTGCCGCCCGTCTCCGTGACGAAGGAGAACGTGAAGTCCACCATCGTGGCGGACGGCTTCTGGAAGGCCGAGGAGATCTGCTCGGGCTCCTACAAGGACGCCTGCGCGTCGGCTCAGATCCAGTAG
- a CDS encoding TAXI family TRAP transporter solute-binding subunit has protein sequence MKTDNLRQQLRRTLRRDLWITIAPTLLIIGIAFAITFYFVKPAPPKTLVLAMAQDEGGFSYFARRYQKVLAQHGVTLELRPTKGSVTSLQLLTDPSSGVDVAFVQSGAVGEVKDTGSIVSLGSLSYVPLWVFYRGEPLEDVRGLKGRRIAVGDAESGTRVLALTLLKANGVDQAPTELLPLGRDASIEQLKKGELDAVMLVAPAEAPAIQKLTAVPGVRLMSFARADAYTRRYTYLSKLVLPQGVFDLSADLPERDVVLLAPTANLVARDTLHPALAYLLLRAASEVHGSAGMLDRTGEFPAPLETGFPLSSEASRYYEAGVPLLQRYLPFWAANLVDRLWVMLVPILAVVIPLGRAVPAIYLWRVRSRIFRWYARLKEIEIQLDEKPGREQLEDMLRRLEEAERAVNQIPVPLAYAENLYFFREHIDVVRRRLARGLAEAPEDKAPRPEDRVPSPQAAS, from the coding sequence ATGAAGACGGACAACCTCAGGCAGCAACTGCGGCGCACGCTGCGGCGGGACTTGTGGATCACGATCGCCCCGACCCTGCTCATCATCGGCATCGCGTTCGCCATCACGTTCTACTTCGTCAAGCCCGCCCCCCCGAAGACGCTGGTGCTCGCCATGGCCCAGGACGAGGGCGGCTTCAGCTACTTCGCGCGGCGCTACCAGAAAGTCCTCGCCCAGCACGGCGTCACGCTGGAGCTTCGCCCCACCAAGGGTTCGGTCACCAGCCTTCAGCTTCTCACCGACCCCTCCTCCGGCGTGGATGTCGCCTTCGTGCAGAGCGGCGCCGTGGGGGAGGTGAAAGACACGGGCAGCATCGTCTCCCTCGGCAGCCTCTCGTATGTGCCCTTGTGGGTTTTCTACCGGGGAGAGCCCCTGGAGGACGTGCGCGGGCTGAAGGGCCGGCGCATCGCGGTCGGGGATGCCGAGAGCGGAACGCGCGTGCTCGCCCTCACCTTGCTGAAGGCCAACGGCGTGGACCAGGCCCCCACGGAGCTGCTGCCGCTGGGGCGCGATGCGTCCATCGAGCAGCTCAAGAAGGGCGAGCTGGACGCGGTGATGCTGGTCGCCCCGGCGGAGGCGCCGGCGATCCAGAAGCTCACCGCGGTCCCCGGCGTGCGGCTGATGAGCTTCGCCCGCGCGGATGCCTACACGCGCCGGTACACCTACCTGTCGAAGCTCGTGCTGCCCCAAGGGGTGTTCGACCTGTCGGCGGACCTTCCGGAGCGCGACGTGGTGCTGCTCGCGCCGACCGCGAACCTCGTGGCGCGCGACACGCTGCACCCGGCCCTGGCCTACCTGCTCCTGCGCGCCGCGAGCGAGGTTCACGGCAGCGCGGGGATGCTCGACCGCACCGGGGAGTTTCCCGCCCCGCTCGAGACGGGCTTTCCCCTGAGCAGCGAGGCGAGCCGCTACTACGAGGCCGGGGTTCCCCTGCTCCAGCGCTACCTGCCGTTCTGGGCCGCCAACCTCGTCGACAGGCTCTGGGTCATGCTCGTGCCCATCCTCGCCGTCGTCATTCCCCTGGGCCGGGCCGTCCCCGCCATCTACTTGTGGCGCGTCCGCTCGCGCATCTTCCGGTGGTACGCGCGGCTCAAGGAGATCGAAATCCAGCTCGACGAGAAGCCGGGACGGGAGCAGCTCGAGGACATGCTCCGGCGGCTGGAGGAGGCCGAGCGCGCCGTGAATCAGATCCCCGTGCCCTTGGCCTACGCCGAGAACCTCTACTTCTTCCGCGAGCACATCGACGTCGTGCGGCGGCGGCTCGCCCGGGGGCTGGCGGAAGCCCCGGAGGACAAGGCCCCCCGCCCGGAGGACCGGGTGCCCAGCCCTCAAGCGGCCAGCTAA
- a CDS encoding ATP-binding cassette domain-containing protein encodes MSANALFALKGVSKRFGAVQALTKVDFEVKAGEVVALCGDNGAGKSTLIKIISGIIPIDEGDTLFEGRKVSLSGPKVASALGIATVYQDLALCDNLDVVGNLFLGREQRSSGAGKAVGWLDETVMEQQATALLQRLSVSIPSVRTQVAALSGGQRQSIAVARAMMGEPKMVLLDEPTAALGVAQTRQVLDLIRRLREQGLAVVVISHNLMDVFSVADRIIVMRLGKRVATFDVKEAKEVEVVSAITGAKKAEVTETLKMEGA; translated from the coding sequence ATGTCCGCGAATGCGTTGTTTGCGTTGAAGGGAGTCTCCAAGCGCTTCGGAGCCGTCCAGGCGCTGACCAAGGTGGACTTCGAAGTCAAGGCCGGTGAGGTGGTTGCCCTCTGTGGTGACAACGGCGCTGGCAAGTCGACCTTGATCAAGATCATCTCTGGGATCATCCCCATTGATGAGGGCGACACCCTCTTCGAGGGCAGGAAGGTCTCCTTGTCGGGGCCGAAGGTGGCCTCGGCGCTGGGGATCGCCACCGTGTATCAGGACCTCGCGCTGTGCGATAACCTGGACGTGGTGGGCAACCTGTTCCTCGGGCGCGAGCAGCGCTCGTCGGGCGCTGGGAAGGCCGTGGGCTGGCTGGATGAAACGGTCATGGAGCAGCAGGCCACGGCCCTGCTCCAGCGGCTGTCGGTGAGCATCCCCAGCGTGCGGACGCAGGTGGCGGCGCTGTCCGGTGGCCAGCGCCAGTCCATCGCGGTGGCGCGGGCGATGATGGGCGAGCCGAAGATGGTGCTCCTGGATGAGCCCACGGCGGCGCTCGGCGTGGCCCAGACGCGGCAGGTGTTGGACCTCATCCGCCGGCTGCGCGAGCAGGGGCTGGCGGTCGTTGTCATCAGCCACAACTTGATGGACGTGTTCTCCGTGGCCGACCGGATCATCGTGATGCGGCTGGGCAAGCGCGTGGCCACGTTCGACGTCAAGGAAGCCAAGGAGGTGGAGGTGGTCTCCGCCATCACTGGCGCCAAGAAGGCCGAGGTGACCGAGACTTTGAAGATGGAGGGAGCATGA